In Microvirga sp. 17 mud 1-3, the genomic window ATGATCGCACCGGGCCGTCCGATCCGGCATTTGCGGGCGCTGGGCTGAGGCAGGCCACGCCGCTCACTTACCTCTCCCGTGTGGGAGAGGTCGAGCGCAGCGAGGGTGAGGGGTTGCGGCTTCTCCGGGGAGGGCACGCCCCTCACCCCTGCCCCTCTCCCCATGGGAGAGGGAGAAGCACCTTTTGAAGAACGCTCAGTCGTCCTCGCCGCCTGTGGGGACATTGTCCAGATGCCGGCCTTCCTCGCTGTGGCCGTCACGCTCACCCTTGGCCCAGCCTTCCTTGACCTCGGCGATGTGGTCTTCCAGGCGCCCTTCCGCGATGGCCTTGCGCAGACCGGCCATCAGGTCCTGGTAATAGGCCAGGTTGTTCCAGGTGAGCAGCATCATGCCGAGGATTTCGTTCGCGCGGACGAGATGGTGGAGATAGGCGCGCGAATAGGTGTTCGAGGCGACGCACTTCGAAGTCTCGTCGATGGGGCGGATATCCTCGGCGTATTTGGCGTTGCGCATGTTCATGCGCCCGTGCCGGGTGAAGACCTGGCCGTGACGGCCGGCGCGTGTGGGCATGACGCAGTCGAACATGTCGACGCCGCGGCGAACTGCCTCGACGATGTCATCGGGCGTACCGACACCCATAAGGTAACGCGGCTTCTCCTTGGGCATATGCGGCTCGACCGTCTCGATCATGCGCAGCATCACGTCCTGCGGCTCGCCCACGGCGAGGCCGCCGATGGCATAGCCCTTGAGGTCGAGACCCGCGAGTTCCTTCGCGCTCTCGATGCGCAGCCGCTCGACCGCGCCGCCCTGGACGATGCCGAACATCGCCTTGCCGGGCTGCTCGCCGAAGGCGATGCGGCAGCGCTCGGCCCAGCGCAGGGACAGGCGCATGGCCTTCTCGGCCACCTCGTCGGTACAGGGCAGGCGCACGCATTCGTCGAGCTGCATCTGGATATCGGAGCCGAGCAGGCCTTGAATCTCGATGGAACGCTCGGGCGTCATCACATGGGTCGAGCCATCGATATGGGACTGGAACGTGACGCCGGTCTCGTCGACCTTGCGCAGGGCCGCCAGGGACATGACCTGGAAACCGCCCGAATCCGTGAG contains:
- the tgt gene encoding tRNA guanosine(34) transglycosylase Tgt yields the protein MTTEQFTFTISKTDGAARTGEIRMPRGVIRTPAFMPVGTAATVKAMYPDQVKALGADVVLGNTYHLMLRPGAERVSRLGGLHKFMNWPYPILTDSGGFQVMSLAALRKVDETGVTFQSHIDGSTHVMTPERSIEIQGLLGSDIQMQLDECVRLPCTDEVAEKAMRLSLRWAERCRIAFGEQPGKAMFGIVQGGAVERLRIESAKELAGLDLKGYAIGGLAVGEPQDVMLRMIETVEPHMPKEKPRYLMGVGTPDDIVEAVRRGVDMFDCVMPTRAGRHGQVFTRHGRMNMRNAKYAEDIRPIDETSKCVASNTYSRAYLHHLVRANEILGMMLLTWNNLAYYQDLMAGLRKAIAEGRLEDHIAEVKEGWAKGERDGHSEEGRHLDNVPTGGEDD